One genomic window of Ketobacter sp. MCCC 1A13808 includes the following:
- a CDS encoding efflux RND transporter permease subunit — MDIFVKRPVLAIVISVILLLAGGYAAMKIPVLQFPQIESSSLVITTSYPGSSAEVVQGFITEPIERAAMTIPGVDYVESSTSAGLSEVTAWLELNEDSTRALAELSARLAQISYELPDGAEDPAVEVVRADRPAALFYMDVRGEEWSRSELTDYMERQVNPQFASIKGVQRVGLEGGRSPAMRVWIDPDKIAALNIGADEIINAIRSNNVIATMGKTENSRQQINLLSNATLATVEDFQQLVISNKDGVVIRLGDVARIEMGETRGTIAARYNQKTTLYISIWPLPGANEIAIGDEVYKRLAAINETLPKGLSIHTGYDGTIYMRESLKEIFTTLFETILLVGLVVLLLMGSFRTALVPLVAIPVSILGSIAVIYLMGFGLNLLTILAVVLSVGLVVDDAIVVVENVARHLREGRTRFDAALVSSRELLSPIIAMTFTLAAVYTPIGFVSGFTGSLFKEFAFTLAIAVIISGIVAITLSPIMSAWVCADYGRESKMTQRVNGWFDALKSRYETLLVKSFAWRNQILVFALFISLLVVPFYLFSGKELAPIEDQNSINIIIESPPQASVEYTDDYMHDVIDLIEKTTPGLNMVWQIISPNGGFGGIEFVDFDQREQSVQELLPSVYGQLSAITGVRVFPILFPSLPTAGQFDVEMVVQSPDDYQTMESFAKQLVNAAYQSGKFMFVDTDLKVNLPQTQISFNHDRIADLGMDVNYVSAQLSSFLAEMDANRFNANGKAYRVIPMVENQSRNTPSALLDLSIRTPNGELIPLRAIAELESRVSPRELGTFNQQKSFRVYGGVLPGTTNGQALETLELAAKDLLPTSYSVDYAGVSRQLRKEGNSMLSVLVIAIIVVYLALSIQFNNFRLPLVVLLGSVPLALSGAMLFSFLSLTTVNIYAQIGFITLVGLIAKNGILITEFAHEQQIAGMNKIEAIRAAASLRLRPVLMTTAATVLGHFPLVLVTGAGAEARNSIGIILVAGMAIGTLFTLFILPSVYLWLAPAGYNKPSKIKQEHPLPGEQEGVLDNA, encoded by the coding sequence ATGGATATTTTCGTAAAACGACCGGTTCTGGCGATTGTTATATCCGTTATATTATTACTGGCTGGCGGTTACGCAGCGATGAAAATACCAGTACTTCAATTTCCCCAAATTGAAAGCTCTTCACTGGTTATCACGACCTCCTATCCGGGTTCATCCGCCGAAGTGGTTCAAGGATTTATCACTGAGCCGATTGAACGGGCTGCTATGACAATACCGGGGGTGGATTATGTCGAAAGCAGCACCAGCGCCGGCCTCAGTGAAGTGACAGCGTGGCTCGAATTGAATGAAGACAGTACTCGCGCGTTGGCAGAGCTGTCGGCCCGGCTTGCGCAAATCAGCTACGAATTGCCGGATGGCGCCGAAGACCCCGCGGTAGAAGTCGTCCGCGCCGACCGACCTGCAGCGCTCTTCTATATGGATGTTCGGGGCGAAGAATGGTCCCGTTCAGAATTGACTGATTATATGGAACGGCAAGTGAACCCTCAATTCGCCTCTATTAAAGGCGTACAAAGGGTCGGCCTGGAAGGGGGGCGCTCACCGGCCATGCGGGTTTGGATTGATCCGGATAAGATCGCGGCACTGAATATCGGTGCCGATGAGATCATCAATGCCATCCGCTCGAATAATGTGATTGCCACCATGGGCAAAACCGAAAACAGCCGTCAACAAATCAATTTATTGAGTAATGCAACCCTCGCAACCGTAGAGGACTTTCAGCAGCTTGTGATCTCCAATAAAGACGGCGTGGTGATCCGGCTTGGCGACGTCGCGCGTATCGAAATGGGGGAAACCCGGGGTACCATCGCGGCACGTTACAACCAGAAAACCACACTCTATATTTCGATCTGGCCGTTGCCGGGTGCCAACGAAATCGCCATCGGAGATGAAGTCTATAAACGACTAGCCGCGATCAACGAGACACTTCCAAAAGGGCTATCCATCCACACCGGATACGACGGCACTATCTACATGAGAGAGTCGTTAAAAGAAATTTTTACCACGCTGTTTGAAACCATTTTATTAGTCGGTTTGGTTGTGTTGCTGCTAATGGGCTCATTCAGGACCGCCCTGGTTCCACTGGTCGCCATACCGGTGTCCATTCTGGGTAGCATCGCCGTAATCTATCTGATGGGTTTCGGACTCAACTTGCTAACCATTCTGGCCGTTGTCTTATCGGTGGGCCTGGTAGTAGACGACGCCATAGTCGTGGTTGAAAACGTCGCCCGGCACCTGCGAGAAGGACGCACCCGGTTCGATGCAGCATTGGTGAGCTCAAGAGAACTGCTCTCCCCCATTATCGCTATGACGTTTACTCTTGCAGCCGTGTATACCCCCATCGGTTTCGTTTCCGGGTTTACTGGCAGCCTTTTTAAAGAATTCGCGTTTACGCTGGCCATTGCAGTAATTATTTCTGGTATCGTGGCTATCACACTTTCTCCTATTATGAGCGCCTGGGTATGCGCAGATTACGGTCGAGAAAGTAAAATGACCCAACGTGTTAACGGCTGGTTTGATGCGCTTAAAAGCCGCTACGAAACACTGCTGGTAAAAAGCTTCGCCTGGCGCAACCAGATATTGGTGTTCGCTCTGTTTATCTCACTGCTTGTGGTACCGTTCTATCTGTTTTCCGGCAAGGAGCTGGCACCGATTGAAGACCAGAACAGCATTAACATCATCATCGAATCTCCGCCACAAGCATCGGTGGAATACACCGACGACTATATGCACGACGTGATTGACTTGATAGAGAAAACCACGCCAGGATTGAATATGGTATGGCAGATTATTTCACCCAATGGTGGATTCGGTGGCATTGAATTTGTTGATTTTGACCAGCGCGAACAATCAGTACAAGAACTCCTACCCTCGGTTTATGGACAGCTATCTGCGATCACCGGTGTGAGAGTTTTCCCCATACTGTTTCCAAGCCTGCCAACCGCCGGACAATTTGATGTTGAGATGGTGGTGCAATCCCCGGATGACTACCAGACGATGGAAAGCTTTGCCAAACAACTGGTAAATGCGGCCTATCAAAGTGGTAAATTCATGTTCGTGGACACCGACCTGAAAGTAAATTTGCCGCAAACTCAGATCAGCTTCAACCACGATCGCATTGCTGATTTGGGGATGGATGTTAATTATGTCAGCGCACAACTTTCATCATTCCTGGCCGAAATGGATGCCAACCGATTTAATGCCAATGGTAAAGCTTACCGGGTTATTCCCATGGTTGAAAATCAGTCCCGCAACACTCCGTCAGCGTTGCTGGATCTTTCCATCCGCACTCCGAATGGGGAATTAATACCACTGCGAGCAATAGCCGAGCTGGAATCCAGGGTCAGCCCCAGAGAGTTGGGCACGTTTAACCAACAGAAATCCTTTCGCGTCTACGGCGGTGTGCTGCCAGGCACTACCAACGGCCAGGCACTTGAAACGCTGGAGCTGGCGGCAAAAGACTTGCTTCCGACCAGCTACTCCGTGGATTACGCCGGTGTGTCCAGACAACTCAGGAAAGAAGGCAACAGCATGTTGTCCGTGCTGGTCATAGCCATAATTGTTGTGTATCTCGCTCTGTCCATCCAGTTCAATAATTTCCGGCTGCCCCTGGTTGTCTTGCTGGGATCCGTTCCGCTCGCTTTATCCGGTGCGATGCTGTTTAGTTTTCTGAGCCTGACAACGGTAAACATCTATGCACAAATCGGCTTTATAACCCTGGTGGGGCTGATTGCCAAAAACGGAATATTGATTACCGAGTTTGCCCATGAACAGCAGATCGCCGGCATGAATAAAATTGAGGCTATCCGCGCGGCAGCATCCCTGCGATTACGCCCGGTACTCATGACCACAGCAGCCACCGTGCTGGGACATTTTCCACTGGTTTTGGTCACCGGGGCCGGTGCTGAAGCGCGCAATAGCATTGGTATTATATTGGTAGCGGGCATGGCTATCGGCACCCTGTTCACTCTGTTCATTTTGCCGTCCGTTTACCTTTGGCTAGCGCCAGCCGGCTACAATAAGCCATCTAAAATAAAACAGGAGCATCCACTCCCCGGGGAGCAGGAAGGCGTTCTTGATAACGCATAA
- a CDS encoding YebG family protein, with translation MAVVVMWKCDRDGSMFTDKKEADAYDKMLELAEHFTEFLKTQSTGISEAEAENIGLLLAKNKDSVMSACKGKPEALLEISDESDNQESNVTALPAKS, from the coding sequence ATGGCTGTAGTGGTAATGTGGAAATGCGATCGGGATGGCAGTATGTTTACAGATAAAAAAGAGGCTGACGCCTACGATAAAATGCTTGAATTGGCAGAACATTTTACAGAATTCCTAAAGACTCAAAGCACTGGTATCAGTGAAGCCGAGGCCGAAAATATCGGCTTGCTGTTAGCTAAAAACAAAGATTCCGTAATGAGCGCCTGCAAAGGAAAACCAGAAGCCCTTCTCGAAATCAGTGACGAGTCCGACAATCAGGAATCCAATGTAACAGCCCTGCCCGCTAAATCCTGA